CGTCTAATGTAAGAATAGCGTGATATAAAAAGAAAAAAAGCGACTCGTTGTCAATACGCTCTTTCAGAGTTTTGTTAAGCACTTCGTTTAAAAAAATGGCTACGCTAGACTTTCTGATGTCATATGGAATAGTGAGTAGGGGCGTGTTGCACTTTATCTCAGATATTCGATGCAGGTCTTTTTTGTCGTGATGATACACCACCAAATCTAAAAGTGTCATAGGCTGGAAAAGAGCAATCTTGTTTTTTCCTTTTGCCGTTCTTACACCATTTTCAATATAGCTCTGTATGCCAAACTTCTCTGTATACAGTTTGACAATAATGGATGTTTCCCTGTATGGAATATAACCTATAACTATGCCTTTGGTTTTGTGTAGCATTAGAGCATTTGACCTTGCCAGGTAGTTAAGCCTTCAAAATGCTTTTTAGTATCTATTTCTTTGTCAAAAATACCATATACAGTAGAGCCGCTTCCAGTCATGGAGGCATAGCATGCTCCCAGAGTGTAGAGTTGTTTTTTAATAGCTCCTATTTTTGGGTATTTCTTAGCTAGCGGTTCCTCAAAATCATTTGTGATTATACCTTTCCATGCCGCAATAGGTTTTTTTATGGCATCCATCAAAGCATTTTTGGGAAGGCTGGTAGTTATAGCTCCATAAGCCTCTGCTGTGCTGATATGTATGTTTGGGTTAACCACGCAAATTTTATAAGATGATAAGTCGAGGTCAATCTCTTTAAACTTTATACCGCGGTCATAACAAAAGACAGGTTTGTTCTGAATGAAAAATGGACAATCGCTGCCTAGTTTGCCAGCCATACTCTCAAGCAACTCTTCGCTTAAATTTAATTTGAACAGCTCATTGAGCAATTTTAAAGCAAATGCTCCATCAGCAGAGCCTCCGCCTAGCCCAGCACCCATTGGGATAACTTTGTGAAGGTGTATTTTTACTTTTTCTTTAGGAGGGATAAATTCCTCCAATAGTTTATACGCCTTTATGATGAGGTTATTTTTGGTATCTCCCGGGATATCTAAACCTGACGAGTTAAACTCAAAGCTTGAGGCTATACAGGCTTCCAAAGCATCTTGCCATGCTATCGGGTAAAAAACGGATTCAATATTATGAAACCCATCCTCTCGTTTATGGAGAATATTAAGACCTATATTTATTTTGGCGTTAGGGAAACTTATCATTTAAAGTGCTGCTTATGGAGTAAAGGTAAGTATTGTAAACCTAAGTGTAGGGCATGGTTCTTAGGATTCTACTAAGTTTTTATGTCTAATCTTCTTTCTTTAAGCTATTTGATATATATAAAAATTAAATTACCTTTGCATTCTGTTTTTAGATACGCTACATCAATTCCTGAATCGTAGCCTCTTTCTTTAGATGTTTATACTATATAAAAAGAATAAAATGAGCGATTTATTAATCAAAATGGTCGAGCAAGAGCTGGCCGGAGAACAAACTGAGCATCCAAAATTTAAAGCTGGAGATACAGTAAATGTTCACGTACGTATCAAAGAAGGTAACAAAGAGCGTATTCAGGTATTTCAAGGAGCTGTAATTCAAAGAAAAAATTACGGAACTAATGGAGAAACTTTCACTGTAAGAAAAATTTCTAACGGCATTGGCGTTGAGAGAATTTTCCCTATATTGTCACCTAGTATCGAGAAGGTAGAGGTACTTAGAAGAGGACGAGTGAGAAGAGCTAAACTTTACTACTTGAGAAACAAGCACGGTAAAGCAGCTAAAATTAGAGAGCAGAAGTAAAATATTTAAGAATATAAGTAATAGCTTTTTCATAATTTGTGTTGGAAAATGCCGCCTTGATAAGGCGGCTTTTTTTATGCTTAAAATTGAAATTTATTTACCTTTACAATATGAAATTTTTCAAATATCAGGGCACAGGAAATGACTTTATCATGATTGATGATAGAGAGCAAACTTTCAATCTTTCTAAAGCAGAAATTGAAATGTTGTGCCACAGAAGATTTGGTGTAGGAGCAGACGGGCTCATTCTAATTCAAGATGCAGAAGGCTATGATTTTAGAATGGTCTATTATAATGCTGATGGAGGAGAGGGTAGCATGTGTGGTAATGGTGGCCGCTGTATTGTCAGGTTTGCACATGATTTAGGTATCTTTGACAAAGAGACGAGTTTTATTGCTGTTGATGGCAAACATGAAGCCTCGGTTACTCCAGATTTAGTTTCTTTGAAAATGTCAGATACGGCTGCGGTTTCTGATAAAGACGGTTTACACTTTTATGACACGGGTTCTCCACATGTTATAAAGTATATTGATAATTTAGACGAGCTTGATGTAGATGGAGCCGGAAGTGCTATCAGAAATAGTGAATTTTGGAAAGTAAATGGTGGTACAAATGTGAATTTTGTGGAGGCTATTGATGAGCAAAGAATTAAAGTACGTACATACGAAAGAGGGGTAGAGGCAGAAACCTTTTCTTGTGGAACAGGAGTGACGGCATGTGTTCTGGATAGGTTTGTAGTGGCTGCTTGTCAATCACCTATCGCCATTGTTACCAAAGGAGGTGACTTAGAAGTCTCTTTTCATGTTAATGCTGACCATTCATTTACCAATATTTACTTGATAGGCCCTGCAAAACGAGTTTTCGAAGGAGTTTTAGCCTAAATGGTAGAATTTAGAACAAATCTTTGTTGAAATATATTGACTTCTAATTTTTTTCGTTTTAACATTGCACTGGAATCTGATTAGACCTCATAGATTCCGTCTCATAAAACTAGGGTTTTGCTATTTCATAGAAATTATTCAGCACATCCTGGTATCACCAATTTAATTTGAAATCAAATTTAACTTAAGTTTTATTGTGCGTGTTTGGGTCAATATCTATTGATTATCCTTCGCCAACTTATTTTATAAAATCATTTACATGTATCAAGAATCGGATTTAAAGTCTAAGCTTTTACCAGAGTTGAAGGCAATCGCAGGAGACTTAGGAATAGACGTTAAGGGCCTCAATAAAAAAAGTATTACTGACCAAATCCTTGAAAAGGGTAATGCTGATGATTCTCCGAAGAAAGTAGAGTTAAAGCCTGTGGCAGATAAGCCAAAAGAAGAAACTCCTTCTAAAAGACCAAGAACTAGAAAACGAATTCAACGAGATGGTAACGATGCTGCTGCCCCAAAGAAAGAAGAAACGGTGAAGCAGGATGAGGAAGATGATATTGATTTGTCAGATTTAGAAGAGGAGATTCCAGATATTACGGATGAAGATTTAGGCCTTTCTGACGATGGAGATGAAGAGGAGGACATGGATCCTGCAGAGAAGAAAAAGAGAGATGAATATTCAAAAGGCATAAAACGTCAATTCAATAATTTAATTAAGGAATTTGACGGACTAATTGATAATGAAGGAGTATTAGAAATAATGTCTGAAGGAAGTTACGGCTTTTTGAGGTCTCCTGATTATGATTATTTAGCCAGTCCAGATGATATTTATGTATCACCATCCCAAATAAAGCTTTTTGGCTTGAAAACAGGTGATACTATAAATGGTACTGTTAGACCACCAAAGGATGGTGAAAAGTATTTCGCATTATTGAAAGTTATTTCGGTAAACGGAAAAACTTCTGAAGAAATAAGAGATAGAGTTCCTTTTGAGTATTTAACGCCTTTGTTTCCTGAAGAACAAATTAAGTTAAGCACCAAGCCAGACATAATGTCTACTAGAGTTTTGGATCTTTTTGCTCCAATAGGTAAAGGACAAAGAGGGATGATTGTGGCTCAACCTAAAACAGGTAAGACTGTTTTATTAAAAGAAATAGCGAATGCTATTACAAGGAACCACCCAGAGATATATCTTATTATTCTTTTGATAGATGAGCGTCCTGAAGAGGTTACGGATATGGCCAGAAGCGTAAGAGCGGAGGTTATTTCTTCCACTTTTGATGAAACAGCAGACAAGCATGTTAAGGTTTCTGGAATGGTGCTAGAGAAAGCGAAAAGGCTTACGGAGTCTGGGCATGATGTAGTTATTTTGCTAGATTCAATCACACGTCTGGCAAGAGCTCATAATACAGTGGTGCCATCATCTGGTAAAATCTTATCTGGTGGTGTGGATGCTAAAGCACTTCACAAGCCTAAAAGGTTTTTTGGAGCCGCTAGAAATATTGAAAATGGTGGTTCTTTAACCATTATTGCTACAGCACTTATTGATACAGGTTCTAAAATGGACGAGGTTATCTTTGAGGAATTTAAAGGTACCGGTAATATGGAGCTTCAATTAGATAGAAGGCTGGCTAATAAACGAGTTTTCCCATCTATTGATATTATGACTTCCGGTACTAGAAGAGAAGACTTATTGATGCATAAAGACGAACTGAATAAGGTTTGGCTTCTTAGAAAATATGTATCAGATATGAATGCTATGGAAGCTATGGAATTTTTACTGGGTAAGATGAAAGGGACTAGAAGCAATGAAGAGTTTCTTATGACTATGAACAGATAAATTCCGGTTAAGATTATATTATTTGCAGGTCAGCTTCTCTAAATTAGAGGATCTGACCTGTTTTTTTGTGCGGCTATGTATTTTTACAATGATAATTGATATATTTATAATGCTGATAGTGAAGCTTTCACGATTAGTGAACTTTTTTTTTAACTCAAACCTTTAAAACCCCTAAAAATCATGAACAGAATCTTGATTCCACTACTTATAGTGTTGTGGTCTCTTCTGTATAGTTGGTTTTGGAATTGCGAGCGGAAACCTCACTGTTCTACTGGAGAATATGATGGCAATAATATGGCCGTTATAGCACCAGCTGAACCAGAGGTAGAAGTCGTAGAGCCGGCACCTATTACAGAAGAAGCGGCAGCTGAAGAGTTGCTTTTCGAGCCTTTAGATGTTTATTTTGAAACTGCAAAGTCTAGTATTACGCACACAGAAGAAATAGATAATTTCTTATCAACAGCGAAAAAGTATTTGGCAGCACATCCTGACAAAAAACTTAGTATAGTTGGCCATACAGATAGTGATGGAACTGATGTTACCAATGATAGACTTTCTTTAGTAAGAGCTAATCTTTTAAAAGATTTCTTGGTAAAGGATGGCTTTAATGCTAACCAATTAATTACTTCTGGAAAAGGAGAAATGATGCCTTTGGCTTCGAATGATACTCCTGAAGGAAAAGCAAAAAATAGAAGAGCTACGGTAAAATTGGCTCGATAATCAAGATAAACTTTAAAACTAATACGATGGACAATATAATATGTTTATTCACTAATTTCCCTTGGGATATATTTTTACTCTGGTTGATCCCTTTGATATTGCTTTGGTGGTGGCTACAAAAGCAGATCAATAGATATAAAACACATGCTTCAGAACTTCAAGATAGAATCAATTTCTTAGAAGGGGAGTTAGAAGCTTGCCGAAAAAGTAAAGTTTCAGGCGGAAATTCAGCAAGTGCAGATGTTAGCGGTTACAAAGCTACTATTAGCAAGTTAGAAGCTGATTTGGCTGCATGCAAGAAAGCTGGTATAGCTGCTGCGGCGGCAGGTGCAGCAGCCGGTGCAGTTGCAGCAAGTGCTGGTGTTTCTACTCCTGTAGCATCCATGGCTCCTAAGCCAACTAAAAAGGACGACTTGAAGGTTGTAGAGGGAATAGGGCCTAAAATTGAAGGACTATGTCACAATGCAGGCATTTATACTTTCGGTGACTTGGCAAGTGCTTCTGTGGAAACACTCAAAGGGATTCTTGCAGCAGCTGGTTCAAGATATCAAATGCACGATCCTACCACCTGGCCTGATCAGTCGGCATTGGCTAGAGATGGGAAGTGGGATGAATTGAAAAAATGGCAAGATGAGCTAAATAAAGGTCGTAAGTGATTTCTTTAGCTTTAAAGTAAAAGAGCCGACTCAATTTTGAGTCGGCTCTTTTTGTTATTACTAGTTGGGTCTACCTATTAGCTAATTTAGGAAATTGAGCTTCTAAAATCCATAGAATAGTGCTTGCATCTGTATCTCCTTCAATGATAATGGAAGCTGTTCTGAAAAGATCTATTCTTTTATTGTAGGTATCTGTAAGGGTTTCTAGAAGGTTCTCATTTTCCAATTTGAACATTGGTCTATTGTTTCTTCTTGAAGTCCTCATTCGTTCTTCTAATTTATCTGGAGAAACATCTAAGAAAATACTTACTCCATTTTCTTTAATGTAGTCCATGTTATCAAAGTAACATGGTGTTCCTCCACCTAAAGCTATAACGAGCTTATCATCTACAGGTATTTTCTTTAATTGTTCGGATTCTTTTTTTCTGAAATACTCTTCGCCTTCTAGCCTGAAAATCTCATCAATTTTCTTTCCCTCACTTACCTCAATTTTACGGTCCAAATCAATGAAATCGTAATTGAGTTCTTTCGCTAAATTTCTTCCTAATGTGCTTTTACCTGACGAAGGCATGCCTAACATAAAAATATTAGTGGTCATTCTTTAAATCTTTGTCTTTGTTCTTGATTAATGGTTTAATAATTCTAAAACCTTCTTTTCGCTTGGAATATTGTGGCTACTCCATTTTCCTTTTACAACACCATCTTTCAACAAAATAAGAACTGAATTTGTTCTCGCCATTGCTTTTAAAACCTTCTCATCCGTATTATATAGTTCATCAGGGATAAGGTTGTCTTCGTATTTGGTTTTGATATCTGAGAGGATTTGCGAGGTTAGGAGCATACTTTCTATGTTAGCCTTTCCTAGTTCTTCTGAAAAAGTTTTAATAGCTGCTAATTCCGAATTCGTTGTTTTTTCAAATTTCTTGACAATTATAAAGAGTTTGTTTCCTTTCAATGACTCCTCTGTCATATCATTGCCCTCTATGTCACTTACGCCAAAGTCTGTAATTTTTGGGCTTAGTAAACTTTCGTTAAGTATTTCAGACGAAAGGTATTTGTATTTCGTGGTATCCATCAAATACTCCATTGAACTCATTTCCTCATCATTGATTTTGTCTAGGAAGGTATACTCTATTTCAGGCTTAACTCCCGTAGGTTTCATTTGTTCAGGGAGACTTAAACCTTTAGCATAAGGTAAAAAATCAAGGAGAGGAAGGTATCTTTTGGCATAAATGCCAATGCCGAAAGCAAGTAAAGTGGCAATTAAAGTAGCTTGCTTTGCAAAAGAGGTTTCTTTAAAAGTTTTCCTATAAAAGAAAATGATAAGAATAACCGCCAAGCTTATGATGTCCTTATAAAAAGAATGCCAAGGTTTTAATTTTAAGAAATCGCCAAAACACCCACAGTCTGTTACTTTATTAAAAAAAGCTGAGTAGAAAGTGAGAAAAGTAAAGAAAGTCATTAGAAGAAGCACAATCCAAGAGGTCTTCTTCATTTTAAACGAAAAAAGTAAGGCTACGCCCAATATCAATTCAGAAGCACAGAAAATTAAAGACAGGAGTTGGCTTTGATGAGCAAAGAATTCAAAAAGTCCTGAGAAGGCCGGTAGGTCTACCGCAAAAACTTCAAAATATTCCTGGAGTTTAAGTCCTGTACCATATGGGTCCACCACTTTTACAAAGCCAGAAAAGATAAATTCTAACCCAACAAGTACCCTAGCAATATTTGCAACTAATTTCATGCTTCACTTTTTTGATTTTGCAGATGTATTAAACAGAAAACCGCATAATTAATAATATCTTGATATCCAGCTTTTATCCCTTCAGAGATAAGAGTTTTTCCTTCATTATCTTCAATCTGCTTTATGCGTAAAAGCTTCATCAAAATAATGTCCGTCATGCTGCTTACTCGCATATTTCTCCAAGCCTCGCCGTAGTCATGATTTTTGTTGAATAACAATTCCATAACTTCTTCTATCTGGTTTTGGTAAGCTTCTGGCAGGTCAGTACTCTGGTCTCCCTTTTCATCTATCAAAATTAAGGCCATTACACAGTAATTAATGATACCTATAAACTCAGAAACCTGCCCTTCATCTACTTTCGAGAAGCCGTTTTCTTGTAATGTTCTAATTCTTTGGGCTTTGATGAAAATTTGGTCTGTAATAGAAGGTAATCTTAAGATTCTCCAAGATGTACCGTAATCAATATTTTTTTTGGTGAAAATATCGCGACAGTTACTAATAATGCCTTTGTATTCGTTTTGCGTTTCTTGCATCTTTCGGGAATGAAGCTTTTTTTGTTGCTTTGCAAAGCTATAAAATAAAGGTAAATAAATGCCTTAAAATTACTTAGGGAAGTACATTCTTTAGATAAATGAAAAAATGGATAAACATTGGTGGTAAGCTAATCAATTTTGAGAAACCCAAAATTATGGGAATCCTTAATGCAACCCCTGATTCATTTTATGAAGAAAGTAGGGTTTCTAATCAAAACGCCCTTGAAAAAAAGATAGCCTTAATGATAACAGATGGCGTCGATATTCTAGATGTAGGTGGTTATTCCACTCGGCCAGGAGCTGCAAGTGTAGAAACGGAAGAAGAGGTTAATAGAATAGTGCCTGTAATTGAATTTATAAAGTCGCGATGGCCTGATATCATGATTTCAATAGACACCTTTAGGGCCGTTGTAGCAGAAGAAG
This sequence is a window from Arcticibacterium luteifluviistationis. Protein-coding genes within it:
- the recO gene encoding DNA repair protein RecO codes for the protein MLHKTKGIVIGYIPYRETSIIVKLYTEKFGIQSYIENGVRTAKGKNKIALFQPMTLLDLVVYHHDKKDLHRISEIKCNTPLLTIPYDIRKSSVAIFLNEVLNKTLKERIDNESLFFFLYHAILTLDAQEKGIDTFHLTFLAKYSYHLGFAPQNSNEIETQFNEFDIHIPVEQETKKYLNLLFKSDFSDQILVNKAFRNHLLDVMLAFYRIHQEEFGELKSLQVLRQLIN
- the ispE gene encoding 4-(cytidine 5'-diphospho)-2-C-methyl-D-erythritol kinase, coding for MISFPNAKINIGLNILHKREDGFHNIESVFYPIAWQDALEACIASSFEFNSSGLDIPGDTKNNLIIKAYKLLEEFIPPKEKVKIHLHKVIPMGAGLGGGSADGAFALKLLNELFKLNLSEELLESMAGKLGSDCPFFIQNKPVFCYDRGIKFKEIDLDLSSYKICVVNPNIHISTAEAYGAITTSLPKNALMDAIKKPIAAWKGIITNDFEEPLAKKYPKIGAIKKQLYTLGACYASMTGSGSTVYGIFDKEIDTKKHFEGLTTWQGQML
- the rplS gene encoding 50S ribosomal protein L19 yields the protein MSDLLIKMVEQELAGEQTEHPKFKAGDTVNVHVRIKEGNKERIQVFQGAVIQRKNYGTNGETFTVRKISNGIGVERIFPILSPSIEKVEVLRRGRVRRAKLYYLRNKHGKAAKIREQK
- the dapF gene encoding diaminopimelate epimerase; amino-acid sequence: MKFFKYQGTGNDFIMIDDREQTFNLSKAEIEMLCHRRFGVGADGLILIQDAEGYDFRMVYYNADGGEGSMCGNGGRCIVRFAHDLGIFDKETSFIAVDGKHEASVTPDLVSLKMSDTAAVSDKDGLHFYDTGSPHVIKYIDNLDELDVDGAGSAIRNSEFWKVNGGTNVNFVEAIDEQRIKVRTYERGVEAETFSCGTGVTACVLDRFVVAACQSPIAIVTKGGDLEVSFHVNADHSFTNIYLIGPAKRVFEGVLA
- the rho gene encoding transcription termination factor Rho, coding for MYQESDLKSKLLPELKAIAGDLGIDVKGLNKKSITDQILEKGNADDSPKKVELKPVADKPKEETPSKRPRTRKRIQRDGNDAAAPKKEETVKQDEEDDIDLSDLEEEIPDITDEDLGLSDDGDEEEDMDPAEKKKRDEYSKGIKRQFNNLIKEFDGLIDNEGVLEIMSEGSYGFLRSPDYDYLASPDDIYVSPSQIKLFGLKTGDTINGTVRPPKDGEKYFALLKVISVNGKTSEEIRDRVPFEYLTPLFPEEQIKLSTKPDIMSTRVLDLFAPIGKGQRGMIVAQPKTGKTVLLKEIANAITRNHPEIYLIILLIDERPEEVTDMARSVRAEVISSTFDETADKHVKVSGMVLEKAKRLTESGHDVVILLDSITRLARAHNTVVPSSGKILSGGVDAKALHKPKRFFGAARNIENGGSLTIIATALIDTGSKMDEVIFEEFKGTGNMELQLDRRLANKRVFPSIDIMTSGTRREDLLMHKDELNKVWLLRKYVSDMNAMEAMEFLLGKMKGTRSNEEFLMTMNR
- a CDS encoding OmpA family protein; protein product: MNRILIPLLIVLWSLLYSWFWNCERKPHCSTGEYDGNNMAVIAPAEPEVEVVEPAPITEEAAAEELLFEPLDVYFETAKSSITHTEEIDNFLSTAKKYLAAHPDKKLSIVGHTDSDGTDVTNDRLSLVRANLLKDFLVKDGFNANQLITSGKGEMMPLASNDTPEGKAKNRRATVKLAR
- a CDS encoding shikimate kinase, which encodes MTTNIFMLGMPSSGKSTLGRNLAKELNYDFIDLDRKIEVSEGKKIDEIFRLEGEEYFRKKESEQLKKIPVDDKLVIALGGGTPCYFDNMDYIKENGVSIFLDVSPDKLEERMRTSRRNNRPMFKLENENLLETLTDTYNKRIDLFRTASIIIEGDTDASTILWILEAQFPKLANR
- a CDS encoding BT_3928 family protein: MKLVANIARVLVGLEFIFSGFVKVVDPYGTGLKLQEYFEVFAVDLPAFSGLFEFFAHQSQLLSLIFCASELILGVALLFSFKMKKTSWIVLLLMTFFTFLTFYSAFFNKVTDCGCFGDFLKLKPWHSFYKDIISLAVILIIFFYRKTFKETSFAKQATLIATLLAFGIGIYAKRYLPLLDFLPYAKGLSLPEQMKPTGVKPEIEYTFLDKINDEEMSSMEYLMDTTKYKYLSSEILNESLLSPKITDFGVSDIEGNDMTEESLKGNKLFIIVKKFEKTTNSELAAIKTFSEELGKANIESMLLTSQILSDIKTKYEDNLIPDELYNTDEKVLKAMARTNSVLILLKDGVVKGKWSSHNIPSEKKVLELLNH
- a CDS encoding DUF1599 domain-containing protein is translated as MQETQNEYKGIISNCRDIFTKKNIDYGTSWRILRLPSITDQIFIKAQRIRTLQENGFSKVDEGQVSEFIGIINYCVMALILIDEKGDQSTDLPEAYQNQIEEVMELLFNKNHDYGEAWRNMRVSSMTDIILMKLLRIKQIEDNEGKTLISEGIKAGYQDIINYAVFCLIHLQNQKSEA